A genomic window from Filimonas effusa includes:
- a CDS encoding DUF1304 domain-containing protein produces the protein METAAKILIGLIAIEHLYILWMEMFAWETAGKRTFKSLPEHLFKPTKALAANQGLYNGFLSAGLIWSLCVGDIQWQRNIALFFLACVAIAGIYGAATASRRIFFVQALPAIAGLLLVWLK, from the coding sequence ATGGAAACGGCTGCCAAGATTCTGATCGGTCTTATTGCGATAGAGCATCTTTATATTTTGTGGATGGAGATGTTTGCCTGGGAAACCGCCGGCAAACGTACTTTTAAAAGCTTACCTGAACATTTGTTTAAACCCACAAAAGCCTTGGCCGCAAACCAGGGGCTGTACAATGGCTTTTTATCCGCCGGGTTAATATGGTCTTTGTGTGTCGGCGATATCCAATGGCAGCGGAATATAGCATTGTTCTTTTTAGCATGCGTAGCAATAGCCGGCATCTATGGAGCCGCCACCGCCTCCAGGCGCATCTTCTTTGTACAGGCCCTGCCAGCTATAGCAGGCTTGTTATTGGTATGGCTGAAATAA
- the ku gene encoding non-homologous end joining protein Ku: MRPIWTGAIGFGLVNIPVKLYSATQGSELDLDMLDKKDLSNIKFKRVNESTGKEVPWSQIVKGYLMNDKYVILSDKDFESANAEKTKTISISEFVNETEIDPVYYETPYYLEPDKSGVRAYALLREALAKTGKVGVASFVMRNKEGLAILRAQDDVILLNRIRFHQEIRPQTDLNLPKKSSVKPAELKMAISLIDQLTEPFDISKYKDTYTDQLMKVIKAKAKGAKPKVSHLKVVHKKSSDLLSQLKASLGGSGTRRKKAS, translated from the coding sequence ATGAGACCTATCTGGACGGGCGCCATCGGTTTTGGCCTTGTAAACATCCCGGTTAAATTATACAGCGCTACACAGGGCAGCGAGCTGGATCTGGATATGCTGGATAAAAAAGACCTTTCCAATATAAAATTCAAAAGAGTGAACGAGAGTACCGGCAAAGAAGTTCCCTGGAGCCAGATTGTAAAAGGATACCTCATGAACGATAAATATGTAATTCTCTCCGATAAGGATTTCGAAAGCGCCAACGCCGAAAAAACAAAAACGATCTCCATATCAGAGTTCGTCAACGAAACGGAGATAGATCCCGTATATTACGAAACTCCCTATTACCTGGAACCCGATAAATCCGGGGTAAGAGCCTATGCCTTGCTGCGCGAAGCTTTGGCTAAAACAGGTAAAGTAGGTGTCGCAAGTTTCGTTATGCGTAACAAAGAAGGCCTGGCAATACTGCGCGCCCAGGACGATGTAATACTGCTCAACCGTATCAGGTTTCACCAGGAAATAAGACCACAGACAGATCTTAACCTGCCTAAAAAATCGTCGGTCAAACCTGCTGAACTGAAAATGGCAATATCCCTTATAGACCAGTTGACAGAACCTTTCGATATCTCAAAATACAAAGACACCTATACCGATCAATTGATGAAGGTCATTAAGGCAAAAGCAAAAGGCGCCAAGCCCAAAGTATCACACCTTAAAGTTGTCCATAAAAAATCCAGTGACCTTCTGTCTCAATTAAAAGCAAGCCTGGGAGGAAGTGGAACCAGGCGGAAGAAGGCCTCATAA